The following nucleotide sequence is from Juglans microcarpa x Juglans regia isolate MS1-56 chromosome 6D, Jm3101_v1.0, whole genome shotgun sequence.
CTTTTTGTTGatgatacttttattttttgtgatgctgttGGGGAACAGATTCAAGCTTTGAGGACTATCTTGTTATGTTTTCAAGCCATATCCAGGCTAAAGGTGAACTTGGGTAAATCGGAGCTGGTCCCAGTGGCCAGTGGGAGATGTGCATAATATTAACAATTTGGCGGAATTATTGGGGTGTAGAGTTGCTTATTTGcccatgaaatatttgggtctccTACTAGGGACGTCGTTAAAGGCAAAGTATATTTGAAATGGGGTGGTTGAGAAAATTGAGAAGAGGTTGGCAGCATggaaaatattgtatttatctaaagggggtagaatcaaccttataaagagtactcTTTCTAATATCCCAACTtacttcatttcattatttccttTACCAGTTGGGAGTGGCTAATTGTATTGAAAAGTTGTATAGAGCTTTTTTGTAGGGTGGTTTGGGTGAGGAGAATAAGGTTCCTTTAGTAAGCTGGAAAAAAGTATGTTGTCCGATTGTTGATGGAGGATTGAGGGTTCATAATTTGTGTAGTTTTAATAAGGCGTTGTTggggaagtggttgtggagatatcatAGGGAAGAGGAAGCGTTGTCGAaggatgggggggggggggggggggtgggatGGTgctctaagagcattggcattggtcTAGCCAAagccaagtctaaaatttggTAAGGTTTTGGCTAAAGCCAAAGCCATTGAAGAAACTAGTCCACATAGGACTAGCCAtcctaaaatcaaaataataatataatattatatattttaataataatttttttttattccttagtgtttattgtattttacagTGCAAAAGAGAAACATAATTCCTCATAAATTCACAACACAACAAATACATAATTCctaatttttattgttgattatTTGGGAATAAAATATAGGTTGATAGATGAACAATGCCTATCCAAATTTGGAGAAGGCTTTTAGAATTATTGTAGCTCAAAACTTAAACTAGATGTTTTTTATGAGTCCAATGCAGATCATTTTGGCAAAACTTATCTATATTTTGGACTTCACTAGCATTTGGCTAGCCTAATGCCAGTGCTCTAAGGAGAGTAGGGGGTCTTATGGTGTGAGTTTATGAAAGTTTATTAGGAAATGATGAGATTATGTTGTGAAACAAGTCAAATTTGTGGTTAGTGATGGTTCAAGAGTTCGATTCTGGTTTGATGTTTGGTGTAATGAGAATGCACTGTTTAGAGCTTTTACAGCTGTTTTCAGATTGGTTGTTAATCAGCAGGCATCAATTTCAGAGTTGATGAGTTACTCTAATGGAGGATGTTAGATTTTTCAGACATGTCCAGGATTGGGAAATTGAGGAGGTTACTGAGTTTTTTAGATTGTTGTATTCATTGGATATTAGAAGACATGACAGGGATCAAATGTTCTGGAGATATACAGCGTCTAAAATTTTTTCTGTTAGATCATATTATAAGATGTTGTCCGATCAGCATTACATttattttccttggaagagtatttagaaggctcatgttccgtcaaaggttgctttttttgtatggacaacagCAATTGGGAATATTCAGACTATTGACAATCTGAGAAAGTGTGGAATGATTGTTATGGAGTTGTGTTTCATGTGCAAGAAAGCTACGGAATTAgtgaatcatttatttttacattgtgATGTGGCTAAAATGGGATGTTGTGTTTAGAAGATCTGGACTGACCTGGGTTATGCCAAAATCAGTGGTAGATTTACTCGCATGTTGGACTAGACTTCATACTTGCTCTCAAGTGGTAGCTGCATGGAAGATAATTCCTTCGTGCATTATGTGATGcatttggttggaaaggaataTGAGGTGTTTTAATAATACGAAACGCAACATAGAAGAACTCCggaaattttttatgtgttccttgtttagttggttttcagctattgtactCAATGGAGGGGCTGTCTATGAGTCTTTGTCCTCATTTTTCTAGTATTAGAATGTAGTTAGGTATTTCTTTTGCATACTTTCTGTATACATGGGTTCGCCTATTGTATTtgatgaataattaaaaaagaaaaaagaagaaggaaaaaaaaaggtctgAAAACCTGGGAATAAATATAACGCGCGGCAGGGTAGTTGCGGATGTACATACGATGAACATCGGTGGGAGGAAGCAGCAGGAAATGTTTCTCACCGGAAACGACGGCGTAGAGATTCTCGTAGTGGTCCTTGTGGAAAGAGGTCTCGGAGAGATGGTTGCCAACCCAAAGATTAACAGCTTCGGGGAGGCATCCGAGGGCGTCGGTGGCCCAAGGGATGTGAGCGTCGCAGTCCTGAGCCAGCGCCGAGTACTCGGACCGGAAGCAGTCGTTCTGCTGCTGGGCATACGCCACGAAATTGGTGGAATGGGGATTGACGATGAGATTAAGAGCTTCCGGGAAGGGCATGCGCAGGGCGTGTGCGGAGGCGAAGCAGAGGGTAGATGGGTCATCGGAATTTATGGGGACGGCAGCGTCGGCTCGGCCATTGGGGGTAAGGTGGAGGGAGACATGAGCAGAGGAGAGGGCTCGAGTGAGGTAGGAATCGTGGGACCAGGCGGAGAGCGCGGGCCAGTGAAGAGTGGCGTTGGAGATAACACAGGGCTTGTTAGGGGACACGAAGTCTCTGAGGAATTGGAGAGGGGTTGGGGGAGAGTCTAGCCTCTCTACTCCCCCGGAGGTCCCCAGACTCAGCTCCCTAGCTTCCTCCCACAATGCCTCAATCTCCCTCATACTGGACTAGGACGGCAAAGCCAAAACGGGTTTGGAGATGGCGGCAGCTCTCTGGAGATGATCTTAAAATCGTTGGCTCAACACTCGATCTACACAAAACACTCGAAAGGCGCCATGTTTGGTATAAAAAACATGAGTTGATTCGTAGAAACTTCAAGGCATAAAAGCCTCGGGCTTCTCGATCATAGAgtccgtttggatgttgaaatgaattgagttgagttgagttgagttgataaaatattattagaatattatttattattattattattattattttgagatttaaaaaaattaaattgtttattatattttatgttgaaatttaaaaaaattgtaataataagttgaaatgatttgtatttccaaacgaagcctaaagtATTTTGCAAAATGTGGACCCGcacattttttacttttttttttttttttttttttccgcaaGGCTTTAGCCCTCGTTTGTTTTGACTACGGCGCTAttggtctggtccggttttAAACGATTTTGTAGACCAGATTGGACCTATTCGGTCTAGAAATTTTTCACCCTAGATCGGACCAACTAATGTATAGGACCGGACTAGTCCGGTCCAAGGTGGTCCATTTGATCTAGACTATGCCTAAAATGAGCCATTCAGTCCAtctaaatctgattttttttttatttaatttcaattattttccaaccacttcaaattttgtacattttttagttaaaaatactaaaaaaagcTTAACCTTGaaaaatacaatgataaaataaaactaatctatataaaaatatgtataaaaaaattaataaagttattacaaattacaaataacaATCTAAAACTTAACAACCTAACATATAATGGGTACATGGCATGAAGACCATATTTTCCAACAATATGTAGAccatattttccaaaacttaacaacttaacatataatgataattatatttatgatgttaaatattaattgctaatttgttatTAACTTAGAGTATGTGAATGACTCAAATTCaatgtattataaatttataatttatgattctatgaatctatgataattttcaattattaaacttttaagtttttacattttgtatatgtaaatttgtaatatgattaataaatcattgtattaggtatatcattatatgattaataaatcattatattAGCCTATAAGCCTATAAGCCTATTAggtaatatagttataacttataacttatagtgatattaatactatactatatccTAGGTagaataatatgatattaatttagaataatattaaaatgacaggcggtataaccgaccatatgcatgatagcaaaaAAGGCAGGcagtataaccgaccatatgcatgaagaaataacaattgaagaaaagagatatgaaataaacttcttcattaagaacataatacttacaaggagattaattctcaaaagagttgggagctgaagacatgagggaatGACGATTGAAAGATTTACGAAGAGAGGAGGACATGAGAGGTTTGGACGAGAGAGGAAAGGATTTCAGATTAGAAATTatgaatgcccttcttgcctcgtgaacccccttatatagacactaaaataATAAccctaataatacatgaacagtaccggccgtTATAAGAACAGTATCGGCCGATactaaagacaaacacagtaccggctgacattaaagacaagaacagtgtcagccgaggctaaaaacaaacatagtacagaaTACGTAATCTTGTACATaattatttgtcgctttgctgggcaataatctgtcacGAATAACTTTCTAGAGAGATAATATTTTGACAATTTCTATttagtcagataataattttttggagtcaCATATTttgaggatcataatttgctaattccagttcaaacggatcttgagaatccatcagttgtactggatggtaaggtgaataatcttgagaaggagatgcagcttggttgccctgaaattgagaggcctgttgagaaggagaggcctgttgggctggtgataatgcgggatgctgtaatggagataatctgggttgtgcttcttcttcatcgtcactgtctgatatttgtgacattacttcagctaattttttcaaatctttcttgtttgtaatggatgctaattgtgcttgaaatctgctcTGTTGGACTAGGACTTCCAGAGTtctggtaacttttgaaaacatcttcaatacataatcataattgtattttttccaccatttgatagaaacttgacgggctaggaacataatggttttgagagagggatgagatttgataacgtattctcatttcataatccaatttaattttgttttgagaaagaagagcaagaggggtgagcaatggtttaatgctggtgggctgtcattttgtgaaataaaattttggagactttcctgaaggagaagaggaaggagaagaggctcgggtccataatattcccaccatagtgagaaccatttcgggagtgttttaattttctgtagtttatcaaaatgaaggaaccatgaatgacgcaaatttttgttttgttttaaaaacatttttgtccatgcttgctggtaatcataataaagaggatcatagggatgagagaattttcttgttaaatagggattttttccccattgttccagggtgagaacttgtttgatagtaactttatgaaaagcaataattggagacgctggtggagaaggttgagtttgaagggaacaatgaatttctgagagaataattgagtcagtatctactaatataaattcataaaaatactgggttttcttaatgttttgtgaaATATAATGCCAGTCTGGTAGGAGAagggcatcaagtaatttctgaaggtcagacagatgttgaatttcagattcaataggaaagactggatgccaatgagatttgataataataggagatgaagaaaattgagataataatgggggattaataatttgaaaaagaaaaggagaagaatgAGAAACAGCTTTAgaataggttggtaattttgagaggctaatggtgagaatggattgtaagagagtctaatattttgtggtaatgaccgcaataccgtataaggtcttggagttgcagaaggacaaggtgatagataaggaggagatggcggccgtgcgtatgaggattttgactttattttgaactttgaagataacatgatttttcctgtaagaattctcaggatagaaaatcaggaagagaattagattctcctttaatatgctcaatatcaaaataaaaaatacttaatatagcttgccatctggcaaatatttgcttggcaatcaggtttttcacatctttaattaaaacttccttggctgatttgcaatctattctaagtaaaaacttttgattcaacaaatcatcttgaaatttagaaatacataatacaatagctaaaatttcttttttaatagtactataattcttttaagtATGATTCCAACATcttgaatggaatcgaactatcTGTTCtgagttggatgataatttttgtttcataattcctccgtatccaatatcagaggcatctgtttcaacaattttaaaaatatgaggagatggaagccctaagcatggtaatttcttaatatgggctttaatttgttttatgatattagtatgtttttctgtccaaagaggtggatttttttttaatcttttaaataatggtttacataatggtctgatagattggtaaaaatctgcaacatagttgagacttcctagaaatctctgtaattgatttttgtcttttatttcatctagaaatttatcagcaaattctattgctctactaattggtgtaatagttcatTGATAAATTACATGCCCaaggaatttaattttttcttgaaatagttttattttttatgatgagacaactaatccatttttttttgataacttgaataaaaatatttaaatgttttcaatgttgttcaatagatgaagaaaatattaatacatcatctatattgactattgaaaaataagtgaaaggagtaaatatttcgttcataatattttaaaattcactaggggtattttttaatccaaatggtATAAcgttccattcaaaatgtccaaaggggactgtgaaGGCTGTTTTATATTGATCTTTTTTAGCAATTTAGATTTGCCAAAAATCacttttcatgtcgaattttgagAATACTGTAGCATTgtataatcgggataataaatcttttttattaagaattgggtatctaatccattgtagtaccttatttaaaggtttataatttattactaaacaaggaactcctctttctaattctacttatttttggacataaaaggcagcacaactccatggtgatttacttttccttattaatcattttgtttttaaatcattaatttcttttttacaatattctagtcattcgttattcatttggataggtctagccttggttggaatgtttttctcagaaaactctttttcatagggtaattctactatgtgttgttttatgttccagaaggcattgggtaggttagagcatatttcattttcaattgtaattttgaaattatcaattttttgggttaataatgggtaTTTTAACTGTTCTCggattcttttatattttaattcttgttttaagaagtttatttgattttcctttcttctaattctattttttgttaaaaaattaatctctctggttaatgaaattttctttaaagagttaatttctttagGTACCGGaggaaatatgaatttaaattgtatctcttgtccaagtattttagtagaaattccttcttctgttacagataAAGGGTAAAGTAATGCAAGAAATGAATTTCttaatattactttagtattaatattttttactaaaatgaatgttgttttaaagcaaagtctattattacagatatgtgcattggataatttataatttatattcaattttgttccattggcttgggataatgtttcttttatcttttcaaaatatttagaaggtattaatccctcttgtatacaatttaggtccgctcctgtatctaatagggcaattgtagtaaaagagaattctagattaattgaaactgttacttcaacataccatttttgaaaatttatcttatgaagaatattaatgaaattgtccgttttatctaatgttgaacattctccctgttcaatgttatgtttttcttcatgaaaattttttccatttttctctatttttaataatataatttcttgtaatagttgttcgttcgaaacttataatttaagattggatgtttttaaatttctaatttcttgtttcatttcattgatttcttgttgtatatcttgaatcgtaattttctgtttgtcagttttaaatctacctattatttctgaaaaattgtaaggtgttgaggatgaagttattgtagtattttgattattaaatgtatcttttaatttttctaaataatcttttctttcttgagggttgttgattttgtctattaattctagtataatgtcttcttattttgaaagtacattaatggttttgttacaaatgAAATTATCCTTtttagacaattacaaatatgtacttcatcttcttctaattcactatcggaagattgttctgaaaaatttgattcttttaattgataaatttcttcttcatctgaagaactaacctcatcttcacttgaatgtattataaaaatgtcaattaatttgtcttttaatgtttcggatatatctaattcattaatttgttgcttGACTTTAtagtttgatttataatgtcatACTTTttcgcatttataacaaacaatctgctttttctttttattagtctttttagggctttttagtggcttattatatattggttagtcttttgtctttttataagattttttgtattttcgttttttattggaataattcttataaactctttttctttttttgtgtcttcttgagggggctaataaaggagtataaccaaattgttcacaaaaagtacctaattcctttctagcaaacttcttttctttctccatttgcttttttaatcttaaatcgttgcacatagttaatccgGTTCtgttaatcttacttattatatcaccatatgtgagattatgaaaatcaatagtaccgtctgatcttaataatgattctcgtaccttttgggcgaagtaatatggaagtccggttatgaacttttccttccagtatggttgttggcaatcatttctgatcataactttagttagaaatacatctttataccaacggaaatcagatacttgagggcatttaagattaatcaataaatcactagttctttctttaaattgaacgggatcaccaacaaagtgtttagttaatgcatatattaatgtgttgacagcatcttctaggggtaaatcattttctgttttaattatttgcatattttcatcatatttataagctgttaatattcgtgacctttcatcatatgaaaggtaatgatcccaccaaccctttagttggccagtaaatcctgtaacaataatgtgtgctacctgatgatcagtttttctattacttttatagacgttggctaccataatcatttcttgaaaatgatttagtatttcatattcaaataatccatctatattccattcgtataatacatctggtgcgaaggctgatcttactatatgttctcattcctcgaattgcatatccggtggagtaggtctaggataccaattacgagtaatagagacatgctgttttgaatctctagccaaaaaattattaacatgatctcctctaatcttgtttatttgtagatctagatttttaaattgattttcaatatttctaatttcagagtcagatattacgggtgagtctattttgcttaatacattaatatgtggttgttttgaggtggtagcagtgttactaatagttaatttttctaatttactagagatctgttccaataaatcatttttgtttttggaaaaaatcgattttaaatgaaatggaatttcgtggggaacaaataaaggagtttcttccatttctttaatagtgggttttataggagatatttggatttcaatcctttctaattgcttacccatgatttttaaatataaattagtataattgttttgttgtattatattatcaagtttttttcagtatttgcaatattatgttttttttattggtgtagccaaaatttgagtattcctctgattgtacttgatggcttcaaaagggggatattcttcataaataatttggttattttctcctttaatccattgattagtagccctgtttatggtagataatcagtttgatttatatatctcaaaccatgtaaagaaaggtaaattgatctgtattttttctaaatcttcgtaatatttttcttgaatataatctctttctatttttgtaaaggttgagaaaaatgttattcttttgtcactattttcttttttcatataattttgtttgagatattctttgttaattttaaattcttctttattcagggtataaatttgggcatcatctccaactacttgagaatacaTCGGAGAAGAgtgttctttttcaggattatgagaggtaGATGCTTTATAGGATGgctaatagcatatactggcgtatcaataatatttccagGAATGATTCCTCGAATCTGGATGTCAAGATTTAGGGATTTAGTATCAAAatatctggtgtcaaaattttgggatttatttctagagattgatgtaaaaatagatctgggtgtatgataactggagggtgctggagaggaataatgtgaaaaagatcttttgaaaggttgaaaagctatttgaaccgtcccatccgtttttttatctatatattcgagattatctttagaattattttctacctTGGGTGTTGGggtaatattctctaattgccattcattaggaagtgtgacttgattccaattgatttgtttaggaatttgtatactagaattttgtgtactagattgtaataataatgtatattcTTTTGGGCTAGTAattagagcttgtggttctaatgttgttttcattaatttataatgaatcatataaactactgttaaagcatatgaccctttcatcatttgatagccatttgtcttaatatttagtattaaggcgtgtaaaatattaccatcaaataatgataaagaataattgggataacaattaaaatagaccggtccttggaacaagctggattctaccattccgagtaataaatcatgaaagttataatatcttccgtctcttaaacaaagcgatactgaggtatttaagccaTTTCGAGTAagtggctttatagctacttgtactagtcaaatatgaataaaagaataattttattttttattatgatcaatagcctttttgttaagagttgtaaggattcatagtcattatttaaactaatagttttctctactattttaattgtataatttgtaaggaatgataatttaggataaaaagtagagattttgtatatttatttttttggaacatcaggaattgtccagtcttgtagatttctttctatatctaatatactgtAGTCTttttgattaatattatcagattctatagggatgctagtggtagattcattagatttgaataaagaattcattgagacagattttaaacaaaaagttCCTATTTCCAatgagaaataagtagat
It contains:
- the LOC121235622 gene encoding bifunctional peptidase and (3S)-lysyl hydroxylase JMJD7 isoform X2, with protein sequence MREIEALWEEARELSLGTSGGVERLDSPPTPLQFLRDFVSPNKPCVISNATLHWPALSAWSHDSYLTRALSSAHVSLHLTPNGRADAAVPINSDDPSTLCFASAHALRMPFPEALNLIVNPHSTNFVAYAQQQNDCFRSEYSALAQDCDAHIPWATDALGCLPEAVNLWVGNHLSETSFHKDHYENLYAVVSGEKHFLLLPPTDVHRMYIRNYPAARYIYSQDTGKFTLEPEKPMRCVPWCSVDPYPSSKAKHSAMSRFPLYFNGPKPFECTIKAGEILYLLDCGVDTGQVCGFIMLDRVQMLQGGLLQ
- the LOC121235622 gene encoding bifunctional peptidase and (3S)-lysyl hydroxylase JMJD7 isoform X1 — its product is MREIEALWEEARELSLGTSGGVERLDSPPTPLQFLRDFVSPNKPCVISNATLHWPALSAWSHDSYLTRALSSAHVSLHLTPNGRADAAVPINSDDPSTLCFASAHALRMPFPEALNLIVNPHSTNFVAYAQQQNDCFRSEYSALAQDCDAHIPWATDALGCLPEAVNLWVGNHLSETSFHKDHYENLYAVVSGEKHFLLLPPTDVHRMYIRNYPAARYIYSQDTGKFTLEPEKPMRCVPWCSVDPYPSSKAKHSAMSRFPLYFNGPKPFECTIKAGEILYLPSMWFHHVRQSPDAAGRTIAINYWYDMQFDIKYAYFNFLQSVPYQSTHNPILPGTMSDDLDLDSDCDSFAYGFKDKLGVDESVTNLLNASAKEE